A genomic segment from Pediococcus acidilactici encodes:
- a CDS encoding methyltransferase domain-containing protein has protein sequence MNKIELTSQFIQQHLNQLQCPVCQGNFISAESGAVICENRHTFNVAKKGSLFFLSHPVKTEYTDEMLRYRHQFLTAGFFDPMLTRVQETLADGLILDAGCGEGTTTKWLANHSNGNLVGLDISKPAINIASTGIALENQPLFMVGDLAQLPFADHRLSAIVNILSPANYQEFDRTLAQGGVLTKVIPGNHYLQELRHLVYPDGPHATYNNAPVKNHFIEHYPQAKFSTIRYEFPLDQTLFTALFNMTPLTWKAQKNRAELLQHPLASITAEFEIATVTPI, from the coding sequence TTGAACAAAATCGAATTAACCAGTCAATTTATCCAACAACATTTAAATCAATTGCAATGTCCGGTCTGTCAAGGAAACTTTATCTCTGCGGAAAGCGGCGCCGTTATTTGCGAAAACCGCCACACGTTTAACGTCGCCAAAAAAGGCAGCCTCTTTTTCCTCAGCCACCCGGTCAAAACCGAATATACCGACGAAATGCTGCGTTACCGTCACCAATTCTTAACGGCGGGTTTCTTTGATCCCATGCTGACTCGCGTGCAAGAAACGCTTGCGGACGGTCTCATTTTAGATGCCGGCTGTGGCGAAGGGACCACCACCAAATGGCTTGCAAATCATTCTAACGGTAACTTGGTTGGCTTGGATATTTCCAAACCAGCGATCAACATCGCGAGCACAGGAATTGCTTTAGAAAACCAACCACTCTTCATGGTTGGTGACCTAGCGCAACTACCATTTGCTGACCACCGTTTATCTGCAATCGTCAACATTCTATCGCCCGCTAATTACCAAGAATTTGACCGCACCTTAGCACAAGGTGGCGTGTTAACTAAGGTAATTCCCGGCAATCATTATTTGCAGGAGCTTCGTCACTTAGTTTATCCAGATGGACCACACGCTACCTATAATAATGCGCCAGTTAAGAATCATTTTATCGAACACTATCCCCAAGCGAAATTCTCCACCATTAGGTACGAATTTCCGCTTGACCAAACGCTGTTTACGGCGTTATTCAATATGACACCCTTAACTTGGAAAGCGCAGAAAAACCGGGCAGAACTTCTTCAACACCCGTTAGCTTCCATTACGGCAGAATTCGAAATCGCTACGGTAACGCCAATTTAG
- a CDS encoding toxin Cry1Ac domain D-VI-related protein codes for MKYTKYTLLAMSALALGTVGTKAPHLASANQSVVATDKAHTADITAAANAVSDLFANGTHTKLAKGVTVKKIAAAEKLVAKIPTSNPNYARLHKLCNQAKELLGITDNKDVKAATKAVDALFADKEHTKLATGVTEEKVAAAQELVAKISTTPNYNNLRSLCITANNLLKNSIKDDVATTAKTVGALFANGTHTKLAAGVTAEKIAAAEKLVAKIPTSNPNYARLHNLCAKAKELLDDSNNNNNGNDDNDSNNNNDIKAATQAVNALFTDGTHTKLAVGVTAEKIAAAQKLVEKNVPQSNSNYQKLMQLCRKAKTLLDKESTESKIKDATDAVYALFADPYQNTLADSTNSAKIKAAKELVKTNVPITDYRFNTLWKLCLKAERLINESDIIRPASSEGEQKAIDAIKALFSDDTYTKLSDQANTAMLKKAHDLFVKYVKVDNSNYLVLYNLYKKAENLLSRSDDLRPAGSQEEQAVIDAVNALFTDNTHTKLAAGVDRDKINEVKDMITKYLTFDNPNTMILYKLCIKALELLP; via the coding sequence ATGAAATATACAAAGTATACATTATTAGCAATGTCAGCTTTGGCATTGGGAACTGTAGGGACTAAAGCACCGCACTTAGCGAGCGCTAATCAATCGGTGGTGGCTACGGATAAAGCCCATACTGCTGACATCACTGCAGCTGCAAACGCAGTTAGTGATCTTTTTGCAAACGGTACCCACACTAAGTTAGCTAAGGGAGTTACCGTAAAGAAGATTGCGGCAGCTGAAAAATTAGTCGCGAAGATTCCAACTTCAAACCCTAATTATGCTCGGTTACATAAGCTATGCAACCAAGCTAAGGAGTTGCTGGGAATTACCGACAATAAGGATGTTAAAGCAGCAACCAAGGCAGTTGACGCATTATTTGCTGATAAAGAACATACTAAGTTGGCAACGGGGGTTACTGAAGAAAAAGTTGCTGCGGCTCAAGAGTTAGTTGCGAAGATTTCCACCACTCCTAACTATAATAACTTACGGAGCTTGTGCATTACGGCGAATAACTTACTAAAAAATTCAATTAAAGATGATGTTGCTACGACAGCTAAAACAGTTGGAGCGCTTTTTGCAAACGGTACCCATACCAAGTTAGCAGCAGGCGTAACTGCGGAAAAGATCGCTGCAGCCGAAAAATTAGTTGCGAAGATCCCAACTTCAAACCCTAACTATGCTAGATTACATAATCTATGTGCTAAAGCTAAGGAACTGTTGGACGACTCAAACAATAATAACAACGGTAACGATGATAACGATAGCAACAACAATAATGATATTAAGGCAGCGACTCAAGCAGTTAATGCATTGTTTACGGACGGAACGCACACTAAATTAGCGGTGGGCGTAACTGCGGAAAAGATTGCCGCAGCCCAAAAATTGGTTGAAAAGAACGTTCCCCAAAGCAACAGCAACTACCAAAAATTAATGCAGTTATGTCGCAAAGCAAAAACTTTACTTGATAAGGAAAGTACCGAAAGCAAAATTAAAGACGCTACCGACGCAGTTTACGCGTTGTTTGCGGATCCGTACCAAAATACCTTAGCAGATAGCACTAATAGCGCTAAGATTAAGGCTGCTAAGGAATTAGTTAAGACAAACGTTCCAATAACGGACTATCGCTTTAACACCTTATGGAAATTATGTTTGAAGGCGGAACGGTTAATTAATGAATCCGATATAATTCGTCCCGCAAGCAGCGAAGGCGAACAAAAAGCTATCGATGCAATTAAAGCATTGTTCAGCGACGACACTTACACAAAATTATCCGACCAAGCGAACACCGCGATGCTTAAAAAGGCGCACGATTTATTTGTTAAGTACGTTAAGGTAGATAACAGTAATTACCTCGTTTTGTATAACTTATACAAGAAGGCTGAAAATTTACTATCACGTTCTGACGACCTGCGCCCAGCTGGCAGCCAAGAAGAGCAAGCGGTAATTGACGCGGTTAACGCATTGTTTACGGACAACACCCACACTAAACTAGCTGCTGGGGTGGACCGCGATAAGATAAATGAAGTAAAGGATATGATTACTAAATACCTTACTTTTGATAATCCTAATACAATGATTCTTTATAAACTTTGTATCAAAGCATTGGAATTATTACCTTAA
- the gnd gene encoding decarboxylating 6-phosphogluconate dehydrogenase produces MEIGLVGLGKMGINLAQNMLRHQHKVVGFDLNSALVEKAVGYGAIGAASLAEMVQKMTAPRVIWVMVPAGKPTDATIAQLGDLLETGDYLIDGGNTFWKDSLRHNQLISEKGIHYFDAGSSGGWRGALNGGNFMIGGDDAAAFETIRPLFEDISQKDGYLYTGKAGSGHYLKMVHNGIEYGMMAAIGEGFEVLEASQFDYDNEAVAKLWNHGSVVRSWLIELAQDAFSKDPHLAEIAGRMHSNGEGQWTVEEAMDQRVPTPVIYAAVAERYRSMQDDTFTGKVVAALRNEFGGHAVDKK; encoded by the coding sequence ATGGAAATCGGATTAGTTGGTTTGGGAAAAATGGGCATCAATTTAGCCCAAAACATGTTGCGCCACCAGCACAAAGTGGTCGGATTTGATTTGAATAGCGCGTTGGTTGAAAAGGCAGTCGGTTATGGAGCAATCGGAGCGGCGTCTTTAGCCGAAATGGTGCAAAAAATGACGGCTCCACGGGTGATTTGGGTAATGGTGCCGGCGGGCAAGCCGACCGATGCGACGATTGCCCAACTAGGCGACCTGTTAGAGACAGGGGACTACCTAATTGACGGCGGGAACACCTTCTGGAAGGACAGTTTGCGCCACAACCAGTTAATTTCGGAAAAGGGCATCCATTATTTCGACGCCGGTTCGTCAGGTGGTTGGCGTGGAGCACTTAACGGTGGCAACTTCATGATTGGTGGCGATGATGCCGCAGCCTTCGAAACCATTCGTCCGTTGTTCGAAGATATCTCTCAAAAGGACGGCTACCTCTACACCGGTAAGGCTGGTTCAGGGCATTACCTGAAAATGGTCCACAATGGAATTGAATACGGAATGATGGCCGCGATTGGGGAAGGTTTTGAAGTACTTGAAGCTTCCCAGTTTGATTACGACAATGAAGCGGTTGCTAAATTGTGGAATCACGGCTCCGTTGTTCGAAGCTGGTTGATCGAACTTGCTCAAGATGCCTTCAGTAAAGACCCTCATCTAGCTGAAATTGCGGGACGGATGCATTCCAACGGCGAAGGTCAGTGGACAGTAGAAGAAGCCATGGATCAGCGCGTTCCTACACCCGTTATTTACGCAGCGGTCGCGGAGCGCTATCGCTCAATGCAAGACGATACCTTTACTGGTAAAGTGGTAGCCGCGCTTCGAAACGAATTTGGCGGGCACGCGGTTGACAAAAAGTGA
- a CDS encoding LacI family transcriptional regulator has translation MTNNSSKRTTIIDIANHLGISHTTVSRALNGSPKVKETTRRKIVEAAHQLGYVPNQNARGLNQGRTYTIGLFFTDLKNGTSGLFLTSIILNIREQLPENYVLSINSINDHDRLSFFDGVVVVSQSVKDEEFINNLVQMKIPVVVLNRQTQVQPVYNYWLDNYSAAYEMTTHALAAGHRNLALIRGSLDYASTQERSQGYFAAIHDWDTAHPTKLFAHPPIEGEYTAKGGCRAMETLLARPNFPDYVFIENDDMAIGALHALNAHPDLKHPVSVSGFDDMDIATYTSPSLTTVHSPITEMTALGIATLKHLLTNDELDDHIPLKKCFKMPIIYRDSLRK, from the coding sequence ATGACAAATAATTCTTCAAAACGGACCACGATTATTGATATTGCTAATCACCTAGGCATTTCACACACTACCGTCTCCCGGGCGTTAAATGGAAGCCCTAAGGTGAAGGAAACTACCCGGCGGAAAATCGTGGAGGCCGCTCACCAGCTGGGCTACGTCCCCAACCAAAACGCCCGCGGGCTTAACCAGGGGCGGACCTACACAATTGGGCTATTTTTTACTGACTTAAAAAACGGTACCTCGGGACTCTTTTTAACTAGTATCATTTTAAATATTCGTGAGCAATTACCCGAAAACTACGTCTTGTCGATCAATTCGATTAACGATCATGACCGACTAAGTTTTTTTGATGGCGTAGTGGTGGTCAGTCAGTCCGTCAAGGATGAAGAGTTTATTAATAATTTAGTACAAATGAAAATTCCCGTCGTGGTGCTCAACCGGCAAACACAGGTTCAACCGGTTTATAACTATTGGCTAGATAATTATTCAGCGGCTTATGAAATGACAACGCATGCGTTAGCGGCCGGACATCGCAATTTAGCTTTGATCCGGGGATCTTTAGATTACGCCTCCACTCAGGAACGCTCCCAAGGCTACTTCGCCGCAATTCACGATTGGGACACAGCCCATCCAACCAAGCTGTTTGCCCATCCTCCAATTGAAGGGGAATATACGGCTAAGGGTGGTTGCCGGGCAATGGAAACTTTGTTGGCACGGCCTAACTTCCCAGACTACGTTTTTATTGAAAATGATGATATGGCCATCGGTGCACTTCACGCCCTCAATGCACACCCTGATCTCAAGCATCCGGTTAGTGTTTCCGGGTTTGATGACATGGATATTGCCACCTATACTTCACCATCCCTGACCACCGTCCACAGCCCGATCACCGAAATGACTGCGCTCGGGATCGCGACTTTGAAACATTTATTAACCAACGATGAACTCGACGACCACATCCCGTTGAAAAAATGCTTTAAAATGCCGATTATTTATCGGGATTCGTTGCGCAAATAA
- a CDS encoding FGGY family carbohydrate kinase, which yields MKYIIGMDIGTTSTKAVLFDLKGRIVQVAHQLYPIIRENVDSAEEDPDVIYDATVAVLQQVIQEAHFDTTRDQLLAISLSAQQHSIMGVDDEFNPVTKLAIWADNRAEKYADQAKRDGSGLALYQRTGVPTHPMAPYYKLQWYKHEAPARFKQAKYWLGIKSYIIWKYFGQFLEEQPMAAATGLFNTREMQWDVAALQQLGLQASQLPQVVEATHQVHGLNPQLAKQIGIPAETPFVMGSSDGVATTIGVGAVRKGQIAIDIGTSAAVRTMVDEPQFDPKGRIYCYPVLPGKWIIGGPINNGGVVLRWARDQFFNAEKSTAELLNQDPYDLLTKIAGEVPAGSKGLLFHPFLGGERAPIWSGNARGSFFGLTQTHTRAHMLRAILEGIVYNLFTVNLALEEVMPEGDRQILATGGFAHSELWKHILADVFEEPVKVPKSVEGGCMGAMVIAQISLGLAKDLTKVEDFLVKDAVNTYEPNPANFRAYRDLMPIYIRLSRELAGEYDSIAEYQRAH from the coding sequence ATGAAATATATCATTGGAATGGATATTGGAACCACTAGTACGAAGGCGGTACTGTTTGACCTAAAGGGTCGGATTGTGCAAGTTGCTCACCAACTTTATCCAATTATTCGCGAAAATGTGGACTCCGCCGAGGAAGATCCGGACGTGATTTACGACGCGACGGTGGCCGTTTTACAACAGGTTATCCAAGAAGCGCATTTTGACACTACTCGAGATCAGCTTTTGGCAATTTCGTTAAGTGCACAGCAACATTCCATCATGGGGGTTGATGACGAATTTAACCCGGTGACTAAACTCGCAATTTGGGCGGACAACCGGGCTGAAAAGTATGCCGACCAAGCCAAACGGGACGGTTCGGGACTGGCACTTTACCAACGGACGGGCGTGCCCACCCATCCCATGGCGCCTTACTACAAATTACAATGGTATAAACATGAAGCACCCGCGCGGTTTAAACAAGCTAAGTACTGGCTAGGAATTAAATCGTACATTATTTGGAAATACTTTGGCCAATTTTTGGAGGAGCAACCGATGGCGGCGGCCACGGGATTATTTAATACCCGGGAAATGCAGTGGGACGTGGCAGCTTTGCAGCAACTAGGCTTGCAAGCCTCCCAATTACCTCAAGTAGTGGAAGCCACGCACCAAGTCCACGGTTTAAATCCGCAATTAGCAAAACAAATTGGAATCCCTGCGGAAACCCCCTTTGTAATGGGATCTTCGGATGGCGTTGCGACCACAATTGGGGTTGGCGCGGTTCGGAAGGGGCAAATTGCGATTGATATTGGAACTTCGGCCGCGGTACGAACCATGGTCGACGAACCCCAATTTGATCCGAAAGGCCGGATTTACTGCTATCCGGTTTTGCCGGGTAAATGGATTATTGGCGGGCCGATTAACAATGGTGGGGTAGTACTTCGCTGGGCCCGCGACCAGTTTTTCAACGCCGAAAAAAGTACCGCGGAGCTCCTTAACCAAGATCCGTACGACCTGTTGACTAAGATTGCGGGCGAGGTACCAGCCGGGTCCAAAGGCTTACTATTCCATCCTTTCCTAGGTGGCGAACGGGCCCCGATTTGGTCTGGAAATGCGCGGGGATCCTTCTTTGGTTTGACGCAAACCCATACACGAGCACACATGTTGCGAGCCATTTTGGAAGGAATCGTCTACAACTTGTTCACGGTTAACTTAGCGTTAGAAGAAGTTATGCCGGAAGGTGACCGACAAATTTTGGCGACCGGTGGCTTTGCTCATTCAGAACTATGGAAACATATTTTGGCCGACGTATTTGAGGAACCAGTGAAGGTCCCTAAGTCGGTTGAGGGGGGCTGCATGGGTGCGATGGTAATCGCCCAAATTAGCTTAGGTTTGGCAAAGGATTTGACGAAGGTCGAAGACTTTTTGGTAAAAGATGCGGTAAATACGTACGAGCCCAACCCAGCAAACTTTAGGGCGTACCGTGACTTGATGCCAATCTATATTAGGCTGTCGAGAGAGTTGGCAGGTGAATACGATAGTATAGCGGAGTATCAGAGAGCGCATTAG